A genomic stretch from Spirochaetota bacterium includes:
- a CDS encoding heparinase II/III family protein: MKHTASCALVFAAAVLSLSAQDITLNSVSKYATIKFPVSGADEDVYGITLDASGPIGSRLSPYRYVLRDKDGKTINDEYINGTRYPSLGGDAEIRRFELLIQKRSAELAVTLALDEGGPVTIKNVHCVRGGFPADPPVPEAPYVHWIRSLKADAALAAKAPLMKFGSGGARYSERTCFTDVSDEEEAQLKTDVAPYRSLAVADLMKLVPDRRPFAFSAGRFGSAPFIWTPAEPDVIRTKEGAVFDFRTKYPVKGSETVTAPSGKSVTYEYCAVPPDDTIFKGRRAYLDYFLTTSRINALCKAAQSMALLYRKNGDREYGIRSAAILWTLARAIPDWPVRGQMDWNSPPSENHLFPSDLYRWFSFIYTGGSGTSEWYLPESGFSTEFARWYDLIRDAPFWDDLPRQEGNARAETENGLMHIARMMLMRDAYYRYSEFVIYHNLSGSAHQTYITLGRALGCPDLVHYGARKAFATIRKSFMADGVFPESTTYALDQMNRQKGAFDALIGHRDPAGYRYADGKRFDDFTAPENEEPFYRVAVDALNRQGYPDGGRLTIHDAWSRTGWLPRAYAPEMPERNTVVPHLFPSFGHGITGLGERAGSDMRMEAHLHYSGNYNHHHADMLGFILWAYGDELVNDIGYANPGKYAGTSAAHNLVVVDKSSQVREGIHAGGTLAWHAREGASQVIQADGSTAVYPQCPVYRRLLVLVPFGPGRNAVVDIFEVSGGTTHDWMANGCGDHPQSAETTLKNGRTIASLAPNGVPLLDPLPFGSDSKSAQKYDAYGTEDRFYGAFRNVQIYANAAPWTMTFRDTGPVPKGTVWAGERAQSTDPKPGLRLHWIAPLDGEAMLCDAPSQRYRDTREKLSEATKAWPDILMKKVIVRRTGASLESVFTAVWEPFNGTPFLTGASPIAGDIPGVIMHDGKRTCIVGYRASKTQGAFKADGIIADCRYFISMTGGSEESLDVYDGLSAETPSFSVEMLPFASLPVKRVMTSNASIIVLEGNREHYPDSTPHADQFISFVQEGRAVRAVRCASVIQRGNETQVTLADDCGFTYDNAGEGMLRETFFPFRTEFGRASVRFPSWLNIRRSGDTIRVRTSGVRRLLVKNAAAKTIRGKTGSLPFSAQDTGIAFIPPAGGNGWTELSLER, from the coding sequence ATGAAACACACTGCATCATGTGCGCTCGTCTTTGCCGCGGCCGTCCTTTCGCTCAGTGCGCAGGATATCACGCTCAATTCGGTATCGAAATATGCGACGATCAAATTCCCGGTCAGCGGCGCGGATGAGGATGTGTACGGCATCACCCTTGACGCGAGCGGTCCGATCGGGAGCAGGCTGTCCCCCTACCGATATGTGCTTCGCGACAAGGACGGCAAAACGATCAATGACGAATACATCAACGGCACACGATACCCGTCCCTCGGCGGCGATGCGGAGATACGCCGTTTCGAACTGCTCATTCAGAAACGCAGCGCCGAACTCGCGGTAACGCTGGCGCTCGACGAAGGCGGCCCGGTAACGATAAAGAACGTACACTGTGTGCGCGGCGGATTTCCCGCCGACCCGCCGGTGCCCGAAGCCCCGTACGTGCACTGGATACGTTCATTGAAAGCGGATGCCGCTCTCGCAGCAAAAGCCCCGCTCATGAAATTCGGCAGCGGCGGCGCACGATATTCCGAGCGCACCTGCTTCACCGATGTATCCGATGAGGAAGAAGCGCAGCTCAAAACCGACGTCGCCCCGTATCGTTCCCTCGCTGTCGCAGATCTGATGAAACTTGTACCCGATCGGCGGCCCTTCGCGTTCAGCGCGGGAAGGTTCGGGAGCGCACCGTTCATATGGACGCCCGCTGAGCCGGATGTCATACGAACAAAAGAAGGCGCGGTCTTCGACTTCAGGACGAAATATCCGGTAAAGGGCTCCGAGACCGTCACCGCACCGTCGGGAAAGTCCGTCACGTATGAGTACTGCGCTGTGCCGCCGGATGATACGATCTTCAAGGGCAGGCGTGCCTATCTCGATTATTTTCTCACCACGTCGCGCATCAATGCGCTCTGCAAAGCCGCACAGTCCATGGCATTGCTCTACCGAAAGAACGGCGACAGGGAATACGGCATTCGTTCGGCAGCGATACTCTGGACCTTGGCACGTGCGATACCCGACTGGCCGGTACGGGGACAGATGGATTGGAATTCACCGCCAAGCGAGAACCATCTCTTTCCGTCCGATCTCTATCGCTGGTTCTCTTTCATCTATACCGGGGGCAGCGGAACATCGGAATGGTACCTCCCGGAATCCGGGTTCAGTACGGAATTCGCACGCTGGTACGATCTCATACGCGATGCGCCGTTCTGGGATGATCTACCCCGCCAGGAAGGCAATGCCCGCGCCGAGACAGAGAACGGTCTCATGCACATTGCCCGGATGATGCTCATGCGCGATGCATATTACCGATACAGCGAATTCGTCATCTATCATAATCTCAGCGGCAGCGCCCATCAGACGTACATCACGCTCGGCAGGGCGCTCGGCTGTCCCGACCTTGTGCATTACGGTGCACGGAAGGCATTCGCAACGATACGAAAGTCTTTCATGGCCGACGGCGTCTTCCCGGAAAGCACGACCTATGCCCTCGATCAGATGAACCGCCAGAAAGGCGCATTCGATGCGCTCATCGGTCATCGCGATCCGGCGGGGTATCGATATGCGGACGGAAAACGTTTCGATGATTTCACCGCGCCGGAGAATGAAGAGCCGTTCTACCGCGTTGCCGTCGATGCGCTCAACAGACAGGGCTACCCGGACGGAGGCCGCCTCACCATACATGACGCCTGGTCGCGCACCGGCTGGCTCCCGCGCGCGTATGCGCCCGAAATGCCGGAGCGCAATACTGTCGTACCGCATCTGTTCCCATCGTTCGGGCACGGCATCACCGGACTCGGCGAACGCGCGGGAAGCGACATGCGCATGGAGGCGCATCTGCACTATTCGGGTAATTACAATCATCATCACGCAGATATGCTCGGCTTCATACTGTGGGCGTACGGGGATGAGCTCGTGAATGACATCGGCTATGCGAACCCGGGCAAATATGCGGGTACGTCCGCTGCACACAATCTCGTCGTCGTTGATAAAAGCTCTCAGGTGAGAGAAGGCATTCATGCCGGCGGCACGCTTGCCTGGCATGCGCGCGAAGGCGCATCGCAGGTGATACAGGCGGACGGAAGCACTGCCGTATATCCGCAGTGCCCGGTCTATCGGCGGCTGCTCGTGCTCGTGCCTTTCGGCCCGGGCCGTAATGCGGTCGTCGATATCTTCGAAGTGAGCGGCGGTACGACACATGACTGGATGGCGAACGGCTGCGGCGATCATCCGCAATCGGCGGAGACTACGCTCAAGAACGGACGGACTATCGCATCGCTCGCGCCCAACGGCGTACCGCTCCTCGATCCGCTCCCGTTCGGCAGCGACAGCAAAAGCGCGCAGAAGTATGATGCCTACGGCACCGAGGACAGATTTTACGGCGCGTTCCGGAACGTGCAGATATACGCGAACGCAGCCCCGTGGACAATGACGTTCCGCGACACGGGACCGGTACCGAAGGGCACCGTGTGGGCCGGTGAACGCGCTCAGTCGACCGACCCCAAGCCCGGGCTTCGCCTTCATTGGATAGCCCCGCTCGACGGTGAAGCGATGCTCTGCGACGCCCCGAGCCAGCGTTATCGCGACACGCGGGAAAAGCTGAGCGAAGCGACAAAGGCCTGGCCGGATATACTTATGAAGAAGGTCATCGTCCGGCGTACCGGCGCTTCGCTTGAGAGCGTATTTACCGCAGTGTGGGAGCCGTTCAATGGAACACCGTTCCTCACCGGCGCATCCCCGATCGCAGGGGATATCCCCGGCGTGATCATGCACGACGGCAAACGCACCTGCATTGTCGGTTATCGCGCATCGAAGACGCAGGGCGCATTCAAAGCGGACGGCATTATCGCCGACTGCAGATACTTCATCTCCATGACCGGCGGCAGTGAAGAATCGCTTGATGTGTATGACGGACTCTCTGCAGAGACGCCGTCGTTCTCGGTCGAGATGCTCCCGTTCGCGTCATTGCCCGTCAAACGCGTGATGACATCGAACGCATCCATCATCGTGCTTGAGGGGAACAGAGAGCACTATCCCGACAGTACGCCCCATGCCGATCAATTCATCAGCTTTGTTCAGGAAGGCAGAGCGGTACGCGCCGTACGCTGCGCATCGGTGATACAGCGCGGGAATGAAACACAGGTGACATTGGCGGATGACTGCGGATTCACCTATGACAATGCAGGCGAAGGGATGCTCCGTGAGACATTCTTCCCCTTCAGAACGGAATTCGGCCGCGCGAGCGTACGTTTCCCGTCATGGCTCAATATTCGACGCAGCGGCGATACGATCCGGGTACGGACGAGCGGCGTGAGGCGGCTTCTCGTAAAGAACGCAGCGGCAAAAACCATTCGCGGAAAAACAGGCTCTCTGCCATTCAGTGCACAGGATACCGGTATCGCGTTCATCCCGCCCGCGGGAGGCAATGGCTGGACGGAACTATCGCTCGAGCGCTGA
- a CDS encoding thioredoxin family protein — MITKQIALTLVTALVFAAVCAPQGKPIALGSAMPAETVSMISTDDKPMTLANARGKTGTLVIFTCNHCPYVKAWQDRMTAIANDAVKSGVGVAFINANDASVYPEDDHAHMKSLAKEKGYRFPYLIDGTSAVAIAFGASRTPEAFLFDAKGSLVYHGAVDDSVHAPAKVNHHYLKDAIASLISGKKIALPETKSVGCSIKFHGSER, encoded by the coding sequence ATGATCACAAAACAGATAGCGCTCACACTTGTCACGGCATTGGTATTCGCGGCGGTATGCGCGCCGCAAGGAAAGCCGATAGCGCTTGGCTCAGCAATGCCTGCAGAGACCGTGTCGATGATATCGACGGACGATAAACCCATGACACTGGCGAACGCCCGCGGGAAGACAGGAACGCTCGTGATATTCACGTGCAATCACTGCCCGTATGTGAAGGCTTGGCAGGACCGCATGACAGCCATCGCCAACGACGCCGTAAAATCCGGCGTGGGTGTTGCGTTCATAAACGCAAATGACGCATCGGTCTATCCCGAGGACGATCATGCGCACATGAAATCGCTCGCGAAGGAAAAAGGGTATCGCTTCCCCTATCTCATCGATGGGACATCAGCCGTCGCCATCGCGTTCGGCGCATCGAGAACGCCGGAAGCATTCCTCTTCGACGCGAAGGGATCGCTGGTCTATCACGGCGCGGTGGACGACTCAGTCCATGCACCGGCGAAGGTCAATCATCATTACCTCAAGGATGCGATCGCTTCGCTTATTTCAGGGAAGAAGATCGCGCTGCCGGAAACAAAATCGGTCGGATGCTCGATCAAATTCCACGGTTCCGAGCGATAG
- a CDS encoding TlpA disulfide reductase family protein, with the protein MKDRRLTYIIPAVMLLAVSIPGCSPRQEHISAGDRTITSAQLRTMISEFRAPVTLVHVWATWCLPCRKEFPVLMKLRSAFGSNDISLVLISTDDPRESGRVRRFLKEFGGGHPSLIIDNPSAHFIDTLDTAWSGAIPASFFFDSRGRLLEWWEGETNFVRYKAVIDQHLHRAR; encoded by the coding sequence ATGAAAGATCGACGGCTAACATACATCATTCCTGCGGTCATGCTGCTTGCCGTTTCTATACCGGGCTGCTCGCCGCGTCAGGAGCATATCAGTGCGGGCGATCGGACGATAACAAGCGCGCAGTTGAGAACGATGATCTCCGAATTCCGCGCACCCGTCACCTTGGTGCACGTATGGGCCACATGGTGCTTGCCGTGCAGAAAAGAATTCCCGGTACTCATGAAGTTACGAAGCGCATTCGGAAGCAACGACATATCGCTCGTTCTCATTTCGACGGACGATCCGAGGGAGAGCGGGCGCGTACGCCGATTCCTCAAGGAGTTCGGCGGCGGCCATCCCTCGCTCATCATAGACAACCCGAGCGCGCACTTCATCGACACCCTCGATACCGCGTGGTCGGGGGCGATACCGGCGTCGTTTTTCTTCGACAGCAGAGGCAGACTGCTCGAATGGTGGGAAGGCGAAACGAATTTCGTTCGATACAAAGCAGTGATCGACCAGCACCTGCATCGTGCCAGATGA